From Pagrus major chromosome 18, Pma_NU_1.0, a single genomic window includes:
- the sesn4 gene encoding sestrin-3, which produces MIICTNKMEYPLRTQCQRVHKQVMVNGEKERVSLLFMKALVSTGSVDAVSQQMASHPQYLESFLRTQHYILHMDGPLPLHYRHYIAIMAAARHHCNYLVYLHSAQFLRVGGDPLWLQGLEAAPPRLRLLDHINKVLAHQPWLTACSHIQTLLKSGEQCWSLAELVQAVVILAHCHSLCSFVFGCDTDSDFVPLSKSPNGTPPTFCPFDAANGNANVPQSLATPSEHITRRRSLDSSCDIVCLKERIQKSQEEREKREERLLHTQTLQQTDMEEEEEVICFTDPTRFSTDPDFCYQEFTRREEDHFQVFRVQDYSWEDHGFSLVNRLYSDIGHLLDDRFRSVTTLPSLHSPDLKRAIWNYIHCVLGIRYDDYDYGEVNQLLERDLKLYIKAVACSPDATKTPVCPLGWTPLKTSERIHVNLLIMEARLQAEMLYALRAITQYMIA; this is translated from the exons atgaTCATCTGTACGAATAAAATGGAGTACCCCCTGAGAACCCAGTGCCAGCGAGTACACAAACAG GTGATGGTGAACGGTGAGAAGGAGCGAGTGTCGCTGCTGTTCATGAAGGCTCTGGTCAGCACGGGGAGCGTGGACGCCGTGTCCCAGCAGATGGCCTCTCACCCTCAGTACTTGGAGAGCTTCCTGCGCACACAGCACTACATCCTGCACATGGACGGCCCCCTGCCGCTGCATTACCGCCATTACATCGCCATCATG GCTGCAGCACGCCATCACTGTAACTACTTGGTGTACCTGCACTCAGCCCAGTTTCTGAGGGTGGGCGGGGACCCTCTGTGGTTGCAGGGTTTGGAGGCGGCACCTCCTCGCCTTCGTCTTCTCGACCACATCAACAAGGTGCTGGCCCACCAACCGTGGCTCACTGCCTGCTCGCACATCCAG ACGCTGCTGAAGTCGGGCGAGCAGTGCTGGTCGCTGGCTGAGCTGGTGCAGGCCGTGGTGATCCTGGCCCACTGCCACTCCCTCTGCAGCTTTGTGTTTGGATGCGACACAGACTCAGACTTTGTCCCGCTCTCCAAATCTCCTAACGGTACTCCGCCGACCTTCTGCCCCTTCGATGCTGCCAACGGCAACGCCAATGTGCCTCAGTCCCTCGCCACTCCCTCGGAACACATAACACGACGACGG TCTCTCGACTCCAGCTGTGACATCGTTTGTCTGAAGGAGAGGATTCAGAAGTCCCAGGAGGAGCGCGAGAAGAGAGAAGAGCgtctgctgcacacacaaacactccagCAAACAG ATatggaagaagaggaggaggttatTTGCTTCACAGACCCGACAAGATTCAGCACAGACCCCGACTTCTGCTATCAGGAGTTCACTCGTAGAGAGGAGGACCACTTTCAAGTGTTTAGAGTTCAG GACTATTCGTGGGAGGACCACGGCTTCTCCTTAGTTAACCGGTTGTATTCGGACATTGGGCACCTCTTGGACGACCGATTCAGGAGCGTGACCACCCTCCCCTCGTTGCACAGCCCCGACCTGAAGAGGGCAATCTGGAATTACATCCATTGTGTGTTAGGAATACG GTATGACGATTATGATTACGGAGAGGTGAACCAGTTGCTGGAGCGGGATTTAAAGCTGTACATCAAGGCTGTGGCCTGTTCTCCAGATGCCACCAAAACTCCAGTGTGTCCGCTAGGCTGGACTCCACTTAAAACTTCAGAGCGG ATACACGTGAATTTACTTATCATGGAGGCCCGGCTGCAGGCTGAGATGTTATACGCTCTGAGAGCCATCACTCAGTACATGATTGCCTAA